In Rhodamnia argentea isolate NSW1041297 chromosome 11, ASM2092103v1, whole genome shotgun sequence, one genomic interval encodes:
- the LOC115752388 gene encoding extra-large guanine nucleotide-binding protein 1, with translation MAKVGTSFPLGEDNPAQYSFALEYEGPPVSRDLPRAVPINLKQIPVAAVVAQVSVAEKLSLPVVQPIVATDHLANKLSKELTAADSTVSPTSVIENSRETASKELDSASEIAVSPVASGIASGPRGGAKSSGELGSSGALEFSDGNCLSGELSDVVSTAHGLESSLISLEHSRELFNGAQSCSTIEFCDSFGKSGGSSQAFRVSNVGKESIDLDGSNRLDWVSSGSVLSLECPSSPKTGDCSESNNDVRRNPVVTFHDDELDGGLEEEFSRDEQEVRVRRQPQIKGKKGSCYRCFKGNRFTEKEVCLVCDAKYCSNCVLRAMGSMPEGRKCVSCIGFPIDESKRTNLGKCSRMLKRLLNDLEVRQIMKAEKLCEANQLPSEYLCVNGKPLCPEELLMLQTCLSPPKKLKPGNYWYDKVSGLWGKEGEKPSQIISPHLHVGGPIMQNASNGNTQVFINGREITKVELRMLQLAGVQCAGNPHFWVNEDGSYQEEGQKNTKGYIWGKAGTKLLCAFLSLPVPSKSSGSYAEQSNSLLGRSVPDYVGQRMLQKILLVGYSGSGTSTIFKQVKLLYDAVPFSAEERENLKLTIQGNVYTYLGILLEGRERFEEECLSHMRKNRSSGGNGHIENHEEKSIYSIGPRLKAFSDWLLKTMVSGNLEAIFPAATREYAPLVEELWNDPAMQATYSRKNELEMLPTIANYFLERAVDILRLDYDPSDLDILYSEGVISSNGLACVDFSFPQSAPDDYTDSMDHHDSLLRYQLIRVNARGLGENCKWLDMFEDVGLVTFCVALSDYDKYTPDANGSLTNNMIQSRRFFESIVAHPTFDQMDFLLMLTKFDLFEEKIEQVPLTECEWFDDFHPLVSRHHSNSRSNSINYSPTLGQLGFHYVAVKFKRLYASLTGRNLYVSLVKGLEPDSVDAGLKYAREILKWDEERVNFSLSEYSMYSMEGSS, from the exons ATGGCCAAAGTGGGAACATCTTTCCCTCTCGGAGAAGACAACCCGGCCCAGTACTCGTTCGCATTGGAGTACGAGGGTCCGCCCGTGAGCCGTGATCTTCCGCGGGCTGTCCCAATCAATCTCAAGCAAATCCCTGTGGCAGCGGTGGTCGCGCAGGTCTCCGTCGCCGAGAAGCTCTCGCTCCCTGTCGTGCAACCGATCGTAGCCACTGACCATTTAGCCAATAAGCTCTCCAAAGAACTGACTGCCGCGGATTCCACCGTCTCGCCCACTTCCGTCATCGAAAACAGCCGTGAGACCGCTTCAAAGGAGCTTGATTCGGCCTCAGAGATTGCCGTGTCGCCGGTGGCTTCTGGTATAGCTTCGGGGCCGAGGGGCGGGGCCAAGTCGTCGGGTGAGTTAGGTAGCTCGGGTGCGCTAGAGTTCTCTGACGGCAACTGCTTGTCTGGAGAATTATCTGATGTTGTAAGTACTGCGCATGGATTGGAGTCGTCTTTGATTAGCCTTGAACATTCACGTGAGTTGTTTAATGGAGCGCAGAGTTGTAGCACCATAGAGTTTTGTGATAGTTTCGGCAAATCAGGGGGAAGCTCTCAGGCATTCAGAGTTTCCAATGTTGGGAAGGAGAGCATAGATTTGGATGGTTCTAACAGGCTGGATTGGGTTTCCAGTGGATCTGTTTTGAGTTTAGAGTGCCCCTCTTCTCCGAAGACTGGGGATTGTTCCGAGTCTAATAACGATGTTAGAAGAAACCCCGTTGTGACGTTTCATGATGATGAATTGGATGGGGGTCTCGAAGAGGAGTTTAGCAGGGATGAACAAGAAGTTCGGGTCAGGAGACAACCTCAGattaaaggaaagaaaggatCTTGCTATCGATGCTTTAAAGGGAACCGGTTTACTGAAAAGGAGGTTTGCCTTGTTTGTGATGCAAAGTATTGCAGTAATTGTGTGCTTAGAGCAATGGGGTCAATGCCAGAAGGGAGGAAATGTGTTTCTTGCATTGGCTTTCCTATTGACGAGTCTAAGCGAACGAATTTGGGTAAGTGCTCTCGAATGCTTAAACGGTTGCTTAACGATTTAGAGGTCAGGCAAATTATGAAGGCTGAGAAGTTGTGTGAAGCGAATCAGTTACCTTCAGAGTATTTGTGCGTAAATGGAAAACCTCTTTGCCCGGAGGAGCTGCTAATGTTACAGACTTGTCTGAGCCCGCCAAAGAAGTTAAAACCTGGGAACTATTGGTATGATAAAGTATCTGGATTATGGGGAAAG GAGGGAGAGAAGCCTTCCCAGATAATCAGTCCCCATCTCCATGTTGGGGGTCCTATTATGCAGAATGCTAGCAACGGAAATACCCAAGTGTTCATCAACGGTAGAGAGATAACAAAAGTGGAACTCAGAATGTTGCAG TTGGCGGGAGTTCAGTGTGCTGGTAACCCTCACTTTTGGGTGAATGAGGATGGATCATACCAGGAAGAGGGACAAAAGAACACGAAAGGTTATATCTGGGGCAAG GCTGGGACAAAGCTATTATGTGCTTTCTTGTCACTTCCAGTGCCTTCTAAATCTTCTGGCTCTTATGCGGAACAATCTAACAGCCTGCTTGGCAGAAGTGTTCCTGACTACGTTGGGCAGAGAATGCTTCAGAAGATTCTTTTAGTTGGATATAGTGGATCTGGAACAAGTACAATATTCAAGCAG GTCAAACTTCTCTATGATGCTGTCCCTTTCTCAGCTGAAGAGCGTGAAAATTTAAAGCTCACTATTCAGGGAAACGTATATACCTATCTTGGGATACTTCTTGAAGGCCGTGAGCGTTTTGAAGAGGAATGCTTGTCTCACATGAGGAAAAACCGTTCTTCTGGTGGCAACGGCCATATAG AAAATCATGAGGAAAAGTCAATATATTCCATTGGACCACGCCTGAAAGCCTTTTCAGACTGGCTGCTAAAAACCATGGTGTCGGGCAATCTGGAAGCCATTTTTCCTGCTGCCACACGTGAATATGCCCCACTTGTGGAGGAGTTATGGAATGATCCCGCCATGCAGGCCACTTACAGCCGAAAAAATGAGCTGGAAATGCTACCTACTATTGCCAACTACTTTTTAGAGCGG GCTGTTGACATTCTGAGGTTGGATTATGATCCCTCAGATTTGGATATTCTGTATTCTGAAGGTGTGATATCATCAAATGGACTTGCTTGTGTGGACTTCTCGTTTCCCCAGTCTGCACCTGATGATTATACTGATTCGATGGATCATCATGACTCTCTGCTTAG GTACCAACTAATCAGAGTGAATGCGAGAGGCCTTGGAGAAAACTGCAAGTGGCTAGACATGTTTGAAGACGTTGGTCTTGTCACCTTCTGTGTCGCCTTAAGTGACTACGATAAGTATACTCCCGATGCAAATGGGTCCTTGACGAACAACATGATACAGAGTCGGAGATTCTTTGAGAGCATTGTCGCTCACCCGACTTTTGACCAGATGGATTTCCTTCTAATGCTAACGAAGTTTGATCTCTTCGAGGAGAAGATAGAACAAGTCCCACTAACCGAGTGCGAGTGGTTCGATGACTTCCACCCTCTAGTCAGCCGCCATCACAGTAATAGCAGGAGCAACAGCATTAATTACAGCCCAACGCTCGGTCAGCTGGGCTTCCACTATGTTGCGGTGAAGTTCAAACGGCTTTATGCTTCACTCACGGGTCGGAACTTATACGTTTCTTTGGTGAAGGGATTGGAGCCTGATAGCGTTGATGCGGGTCTCAAGTACGCGAGGGAGATTCTGAAGTGGGATGAGGAGAGAGTGAACTTCAGCTTGAGCGAATACTCGATGTACAGCATGGAGGGGAGCTCTTAG